In Temnothorax longispinosus isolate EJ_2023e chromosome 10, Tlon_JGU_v1, whole genome shotgun sequence, a single window of DNA contains:
- the LOC139820333 gene encoding PR domain zinc finger protein 10 isoform X2 gives MDPRGPPEGAPAESFEISSIDRGADTSVNWPTDHPFASSLCEQPKKLNNRLLFLTVEYVEDQSRLFPTYEQISFSPRAASPLSEFEHRVSPLDPNMSSAARYSPTPVQLPSSPFHNSVVVLQGPSSPLMSQPEPNIRTSINYVTQLAHPIDTQTVPQTDTTTDFVGNGNEDGLVSSVSNELILMQETAPELESSATPLMLTGIPGTDFALTRDFLVMQDDQINVINTFKNQNIEMEDNPITLPSIAEDANKENNNLALSECDKEIRQIAKEPPSTEKKKVVEKKDVRRSKRHITDKKDFWGDDEYDGNCAKDDSSNLTDVCAIADQPVPSRAVATLPGSYLLLNKLSTSHAAANSVTYGVFAKRNIRRRTQFGPIEGLLCPYDGSPFENALPLLYETETGEFLKVDVSNENTSNWMRFVRPALTYKEQNLIICQQKDGIVFLTNRNISPKEELKAGPSPDYASRRNLPILKPDAKDEKAEVANQISTWPRLDGNSYNRRIKMFRDRNVKEKENSRQNKCDKEWKCSVCSLIFRKPSLLNLHAAVHSSIDIKIENQSQLQSACPQCGLEFQKQSELVNHVSQHGRTTLPKAKRLNPLGSYKCSMCYKRFATKIRLQQHCLAHGAEDQKPLPCSICLKRFMNNSALSGHLKTHKENKQVFECPMCRQLFRQSTMLKDHVETHRNQDGIFNCPHCQRTFIKYSVIRKHIRAHHCERKHKCQHCAKRFPTVDKLRMHLLKHSDHREFHCANCGKRFKRKDKLKEHMTKIHHSQTVNGEQITQNNQAKKFVPKVNPNDYNRFIYKCHQCLVGFKRRGMLVNHLAKRHPDVAPESVPELNLPILRQTRDYYCQYCDKVYKSSSKRKAHIMKNHPGAALPPSNRQKESEFSGLPNPSFSQTVGSITTSPQGCQWCHKQYASKAKLLQHQRKKHAHLMEPADQIPRSRNRPPQNQNQPPALNDNNFVISDYIQGCDGDFLKQKIIKITNDVDLIGNGGLETIGQQFVRMRDIR, from the exons ATGGATCCAAGGGGCCCTCCTGAGGGGGCCCCTGCCGAGTCCTTCGAGATATCCAGCATCGACAGGGGGGCTGACACCTCGGTGAATTGGCCTACGGATCACCCCTTCGCCTCGTCCCTGTGCGAGCAACCGAAGAAGCTGAACAACAGGCTTCTGTTCCTGACC GTGGAATATGTGGAGGATCAGTCCCGATTGTTCCCCACGTATGAACAGATCTCCTTTTCTCCGAGGGCGGCCTCTCCTCTGTCCGAATTCGAGCATCGAGTCAGCCCGCTGGACCCAAATATGAGCTCTGCTGCTAGATACTCCCCCACGCCGGTCCAACTGCCTTCCTCTCCTTTCCACAACTCCGTTGTCGTGCTCCAAGGCCCGTCCTCGCCCTTGATGTCCCAGCCCGAACCGAATATACGAACGAGCATCAATTATGTGACTCAGCTGGCTCACCCGATCGACACTCAGACCGTACCTCAGACGGATACCACCACAGACTTTGTTGGCAATGGGAACGAGGATGGGCTAGTGTCCAGCGTCAGCAACGAATTGATTTTAATGCAGG AAACTGCACCTGAATTGGAATCTTCAGCGACTCCCTTAATGCTAACAGGAATACCGGGCACAGATTTCGCTCTGACTAGGGACTTCTTGGTGATGCAGGATGATCAAATAAACGTTATCAACACGtttaaaaatcagaatatAGAGATGGAGGACAACCCTATTACTTTACCATCTATTGCCGAAGAcgcaaataaagaaaacaacaatCTTGCTTTGTCAGAGTGTGATAAAGAAATTCGACAAATTGCCAAAGAACCACCGTCCACCGAGAAGAAGAAAGTAGTTGAGAAAAAAGATGTAAGGAGATCCAAACGGCatataacagataaaaaagatttct GGGGCGACGACGAATACGACGGTAATTGTGCCAAAGACGACAGCTCTAATTTGACCGACGTATGCGCAATCGCGGATCAACCTGTGCCATCGCGTGCTGTAGCAACACTGCCAGGATCATATCTTTTGTTAAACAAGCTATCTACTTCGCATGCTGCAGCGAATAGCGTGACCTATGGGGTTTTTGCGAAACGTAATATTCGAAGGCGCACGCAATTCGGACCCATAGAAGGTCTATTGTGCCCTTACGACGGCTCACCTTTCGAGAACGCTTTGCCACTGCTCTATGAAACTGAGACCGGGGAATTCCTGAAAGTGGACGTTTCCAATGAAA ACACTTCGAACTGGATGCGTTTTGTACGGCCCGCGCTGACGTATAAGGAGCAAAACTTGATCATTTGTCAGCAGAAAGATGGAATAGTGTTTTTGACTAATAGAAACATTTCGCCAAAGGAAGAATTAAAGGCAGGTCCTAGCCCAGACTATGCAAGTCGCAGAAATTTGCCGATACTTAAACCAGATGCAAAAGATGAAAAAG CGGAAGTGGCGAACCAAATATCTACATGGCCGCGTTTGGATGGCAACTCTTATAATCGAcgcataaaaatgtttcgcGACAGAAAcgtgaaagaaaaggaaaattcgCGACAGAACAAATGCGACAAGGAATGGAAATGTTCCGTGTGCAGCTTGATTTTCAGAAAGCCATCTCTGCTTAACTTGCACGCAGCCGTTCATTCTTCTATCGAtatcaaaattgaaaatcaAAGTCAACTCCAGTCCGCATGCCCGCAGTGTGGATTGGAGTTCCAGAAGCAAAGCGAATTGGTGAATCATGTGTCTCAGCACGGGCGAACGACGTTACCTAAAGCAAAGAGATTAAATCCTTTAGGTTCATACAAGTGTTCAATGTGTTACAAACGTTTCGCTACAAAGATACGATTACAACAGCACTGCTTGGCGCATGGTGCTGAAGACCAAAAACCACTGCCATGCAGTATCTGCTTGAAACGATTTATGAACAACTCCGCGTTGTCCGGTCATCTGAAAACGCATAAAG AAAATAAACAGGTTTTCGAGTGCCCAATGTGCAGGCAGCTATTTCGCCAAAGTACGATGCTGAAGGATCACGTTGAGACACATAGAAATCAAGACGGTATATTCAATTGCCCTCACTGCCAGCGAACATTCATCAAATATTCGGTCATTCGCAAACACATTCGGGCACATCACTGCGAGAGGAAGCACAAGTGTCAGCATTGTGCAAAACGTTTCCCGACGGTCGACAAGTTGCGAATGCATTTGCTGAAACACTCTGATCACAG AGAATTTCATTGCGCCAACTGTGGTAAACGGTTCAAGAGAAAGGACAAATTGAAGGAACACATGACTAAAATACACCACTCCCAAACGGTTAATGGAGAACAAATAACACAGAACAATCAAGCGAAAAAATTTGTGCCAAAG gtGAACCCGAACGATTACAATCGCTTTATTTACAAATGTCATCAATGCCTGGTGGGTTTCAAACGAAGAGGAATGCTGGTGAATCACCTAGCGAAGCGACATCCCGATGTCGCCCCCGAATCTGTGCCGGAATTGAACTTACCTATCCTGCGACAAACCAGAGACTACTATTGCCAATATTGCGACAAG gTCTATAAGAGTAGCAGTAAGCGTAAAGCGCATATTATGAAGAACCATCCTGGCGCGGCCTTGCCGCCTAGCAATCGGCAAAAGGAGTCTGAATTTTCAGGACTGCCGAATCCAAGCTTCAGTCAGACAGTGGGCAGCATCACGACTAGTCCTCAAGGTTGTCAGTGGTGCCATAAACAATACGCCAGCaag GCCAAGCTCTTGCAACATCAACGCAAGAAGCACGCACACCTGATGGAGCCGGCGGATCAAATACCGCGATCCCGGAACCGGCCGCCGCAAAATCAAAATCAACCACCCGCGCTGAACGATAACAACTTTGTGATATCCGATTATATACAAGGATGCGACGGGGATTTCCTGAAGcagaaaataatcaaaataactaACGACGTTGATCTGATAGGCAACGGAGGTTTGGAGACGATCGGTCAGCAGTTTGTGCGTATGCGCGACATACGTTGA
- the LOC139820333 gene encoding PR domain zinc finger protein 10 isoform X1: MDPRGPPEGAPAESFEISSIDRGADTSVNWPTDHPFASSLCEQPKKLNNRLLFLTVEYVEDQSRLFPTYEQISFSPRAASPLSEFEHRVSPLDPNMSSAARYSPTPVQLPSSPFHNSVVVLQGPSSPLMSQPEPNIRTSINYVTQLAHPIDTQTVPQTDTTTDFVGNGNEDGLVSSVSNELILMQETAPELESSATPLMLTGIPGTDFALTRDFLVMQDDQINVINTFKNQNIEMEDNPITLPSIAEDANKENNNLALSECDKEIRQIAKEPPSTEKKKVVEKKDVRRSKRHITDKKDFWGDDEYDGNCAKDDSSNLTDVCAIADQPVPSRAVATLPGSYLLLNKLSTSHAAANSVTYGVFAKRNIRRRTQFGPIEGLLCPYDGSPFENALPLLYETETGEFLKVDVSNENTSNWMRFVRPALTYKEQNLIICQQKDGIVFLTNRNISPKEELKAGPSPDYASRRNLPILKPDAKDEKGIKNSEVANQISTWPRLDGNSYNRRIKMFRDRNVKEKENSRQNKCDKEWKCSVCSLIFRKPSLLNLHAAVHSSIDIKIENQSQLQSACPQCGLEFQKQSELVNHVSQHGRTTLPKAKRLNPLGSYKCSMCYKRFATKIRLQQHCLAHGAEDQKPLPCSICLKRFMNNSALSGHLKTHKENKQVFECPMCRQLFRQSTMLKDHVETHRNQDGIFNCPHCQRTFIKYSVIRKHIRAHHCERKHKCQHCAKRFPTVDKLRMHLLKHSDHREFHCANCGKRFKRKDKLKEHMTKIHHSQTVNGEQITQNNQAKKFVPKVNPNDYNRFIYKCHQCLVGFKRRGMLVNHLAKRHPDVAPESVPELNLPILRQTRDYYCQYCDKVYKSSSKRKAHIMKNHPGAALPPSNRQKESEFSGLPNPSFSQTVGSITTSPQGCQWCHKQYASKAKLLQHQRKKHAHLMEPADQIPRSRNRPPQNQNQPPALNDNNFVISDYIQGCDGDFLKQKIIKITNDVDLIGNGGLETIGQQFVRMRDIR; the protein is encoded by the exons ATGGATCCAAGGGGCCCTCCTGAGGGGGCCCCTGCCGAGTCCTTCGAGATATCCAGCATCGACAGGGGGGCTGACACCTCGGTGAATTGGCCTACGGATCACCCCTTCGCCTCGTCCCTGTGCGAGCAACCGAAGAAGCTGAACAACAGGCTTCTGTTCCTGACC GTGGAATATGTGGAGGATCAGTCCCGATTGTTCCCCACGTATGAACAGATCTCCTTTTCTCCGAGGGCGGCCTCTCCTCTGTCCGAATTCGAGCATCGAGTCAGCCCGCTGGACCCAAATATGAGCTCTGCTGCTAGATACTCCCCCACGCCGGTCCAACTGCCTTCCTCTCCTTTCCACAACTCCGTTGTCGTGCTCCAAGGCCCGTCCTCGCCCTTGATGTCCCAGCCCGAACCGAATATACGAACGAGCATCAATTATGTGACTCAGCTGGCTCACCCGATCGACACTCAGACCGTACCTCAGACGGATACCACCACAGACTTTGTTGGCAATGGGAACGAGGATGGGCTAGTGTCCAGCGTCAGCAACGAATTGATTTTAATGCAGG AAACTGCACCTGAATTGGAATCTTCAGCGACTCCCTTAATGCTAACAGGAATACCGGGCACAGATTTCGCTCTGACTAGGGACTTCTTGGTGATGCAGGATGATCAAATAAACGTTATCAACACGtttaaaaatcagaatatAGAGATGGAGGACAACCCTATTACTTTACCATCTATTGCCGAAGAcgcaaataaagaaaacaacaatCTTGCTTTGTCAGAGTGTGATAAAGAAATTCGACAAATTGCCAAAGAACCACCGTCCACCGAGAAGAAGAAAGTAGTTGAGAAAAAAGATGTAAGGAGATCCAAACGGCatataacagataaaaaagatttct GGGGCGACGACGAATACGACGGTAATTGTGCCAAAGACGACAGCTCTAATTTGACCGACGTATGCGCAATCGCGGATCAACCTGTGCCATCGCGTGCTGTAGCAACACTGCCAGGATCATATCTTTTGTTAAACAAGCTATCTACTTCGCATGCTGCAGCGAATAGCGTGACCTATGGGGTTTTTGCGAAACGTAATATTCGAAGGCGCACGCAATTCGGACCCATAGAAGGTCTATTGTGCCCTTACGACGGCTCACCTTTCGAGAACGCTTTGCCACTGCTCTATGAAACTGAGACCGGGGAATTCCTGAAAGTGGACGTTTCCAATGAAA ACACTTCGAACTGGATGCGTTTTGTACGGCCCGCGCTGACGTATAAGGAGCAAAACTTGATCATTTGTCAGCAGAAAGATGGAATAGTGTTTTTGACTAATAGAAACATTTCGCCAAAGGAAGAATTAAAGGCAGGTCCTAGCCCAGACTATGCAAGTCGCAGAAATTTGCCGATACTTAAACCAGATGCAAAAGATGAAAAAGGTATAAAGAATT CGGAAGTGGCGAACCAAATATCTACATGGCCGCGTTTGGATGGCAACTCTTATAATCGAcgcataaaaatgtttcgcGACAGAAAcgtgaaagaaaaggaaaattcgCGACAGAACAAATGCGACAAGGAATGGAAATGTTCCGTGTGCAGCTTGATTTTCAGAAAGCCATCTCTGCTTAACTTGCACGCAGCCGTTCATTCTTCTATCGAtatcaaaattgaaaatcaAAGTCAACTCCAGTCCGCATGCCCGCAGTGTGGATTGGAGTTCCAGAAGCAAAGCGAATTGGTGAATCATGTGTCTCAGCACGGGCGAACGACGTTACCTAAAGCAAAGAGATTAAATCCTTTAGGTTCATACAAGTGTTCAATGTGTTACAAACGTTTCGCTACAAAGATACGATTACAACAGCACTGCTTGGCGCATGGTGCTGAAGACCAAAAACCACTGCCATGCAGTATCTGCTTGAAACGATTTATGAACAACTCCGCGTTGTCCGGTCATCTGAAAACGCATAAAG AAAATAAACAGGTTTTCGAGTGCCCAATGTGCAGGCAGCTATTTCGCCAAAGTACGATGCTGAAGGATCACGTTGAGACACATAGAAATCAAGACGGTATATTCAATTGCCCTCACTGCCAGCGAACATTCATCAAATATTCGGTCATTCGCAAACACATTCGGGCACATCACTGCGAGAGGAAGCACAAGTGTCAGCATTGTGCAAAACGTTTCCCGACGGTCGACAAGTTGCGAATGCATTTGCTGAAACACTCTGATCACAG AGAATTTCATTGCGCCAACTGTGGTAAACGGTTCAAGAGAAAGGACAAATTGAAGGAACACATGACTAAAATACACCACTCCCAAACGGTTAATGGAGAACAAATAACACAGAACAATCAAGCGAAAAAATTTGTGCCAAAG gtGAACCCGAACGATTACAATCGCTTTATTTACAAATGTCATCAATGCCTGGTGGGTTTCAAACGAAGAGGAATGCTGGTGAATCACCTAGCGAAGCGACATCCCGATGTCGCCCCCGAATCTGTGCCGGAATTGAACTTACCTATCCTGCGACAAACCAGAGACTACTATTGCCAATATTGCGACAAG gTCTATAAGAGTAGCAGTAAGCGTAAAGCGCATATTATGAAGAACCATCCTGGCGCGGCCTTGCCGCCTAGCAATCGGCAAAAGGAGTCTGAATTTTCAGGACTGCCGAATCCAAGCTTCAGTCAGACAGTGGGCAGCATCACGACTAGTCCTCAAGGTTGTCAGTGGTGCCATAAACAATACGCCAGCaag GCCAAGCTCTTGCAACATCAACGCAAGAAGCACGCACACCTGATGGAGCCGGCGGATCAAATACCGCGATCCCGGAACCGGCCGCCGCAAAATCAAAATCAACCACCCGCGCTGAACGATAACAACTTTGTGATATCCGATTATATACAAGGATGCGACGGGGATTTCCTGAAGcagaaaataatcaaaataactaACGACGTTGATCTGATAGGCAACGGAGGTTTGGAGACGATCGGTCAGCAGTTTGTGCGTATGCGCGACATACGTTGA
- the LOC139820343 gene encoding potassium channel subfamily K member 13-like, which translates to MCLCGGLAEDNARIILLAVVLAAYMLAGAALFQRLESDLEIRQATEFWRVYHAFRRHHLRGSPLAVQRLHELLYAYGNASATGIINKRRRWDFSGSFHFVGTIVSTIGYGSTAPQTTAGKAAVVLYGFFGCSGGILFFNLFLERIITLLAWILRSWHVRRLKRRLRRTTLTSRRISKSSSTQRSFLPDILDDDDHVDLDQWKPSVYWVMLYLSVTSCIVACCAAALYAPLEGWDYFDALYFAFVSFTTIGFGDFVSTQKPSYPYVHWYRFTNFVFLVVGCCCIYSLLNVTSIVIKQGLNYVIHKLQYGNQDVAAPYLPRRQSSVSTVYYSKRRPTRLVGRDSIRAEDNSDTPRRMSGEMISMKDFLSANKVSLAVMQKQLYDAAQKQRGGGSLAVTPNHQVLKPGAVGPLAIASEKFESKSTINR; encoded by the exons ATGTGCTTGTGCGGAGGCCTCGCGGAGGACAACGCCAGGATCATCCTCCTTGCCGTTGTCCTGGCAGCGTACATGCTCGCAGGCGCGGCTCTCTTCCAAAGGCTAGAGAGCGATCTCGAGATACGACAG GCCACGGAATTCTGGCGGGTCTATCACGCGTTTCGGAGGCATCACCTGCGAGGCAGCCCCCTGGCCGTGCAGAGGTTGCACGAGCTGCTGTACGCCTACGGCAACGCTTCCGCTACCGGCATCATTAACAAGAGACGCCGCTGGGACTTTTCCGGTAGCTTTCACTTCGTCGGCACCATAGTTTCTACGATCG GGTACGGAAGCACCGCGCCCCAGACAACGGCGGGGAAAGCGGCTGTCGTTCTTTATGGTTTCTTCGGTTGTTCCg GTGGCATCTTGTTCTTCAATCTCTTTCTGGAGAGGATCATTACTCTCCTGGCGTGGATCTTGCGCAGCTGGCACGTACGCCGACTGAAAAGACGTCTCCGCAGGACTACGTTGACATCTCGACGGATCTCCAAGTCGTCGAGTACCCAGAGATCGTTTCTGCCGGACATCCTTGACGACGACGATCATGTGGACCTGGACCAATGGAAACCGAGCGTGTACTGGGTCATGCTCTACCTATCCGTCACCTCCTGCATCGTCGCCTGTTGTGCCGCTGCACTTTACGCGCCGCTGGAGGGCTGGGATTACTTCGACGCGCTGTACTTTGCCTTCGTTAGCTTCACCACTATCGGCTTTGGCGATTTTGTTAGCACGCAAAAGCCGAGCTACCCTTACGTACATTG GTATAGATTCACGAACTTCGTCTTCCTCGTGGTGGGATGTTGCTGCATATACTCCCTGCTGAACGTCACGTCGATCGTGATAAAGCAAGGCCTGAATTATGTGATACACAAGTTGCAATACGGTAATCAGGACGTGGCGGCGCCGTATTTACCGAGGAGGCAGTCCTCCGTGTCGACTGTATACTATTCGAAGAGGAGGCCAACCAGGCTCGTCGGCAGGGACTCGATCAGGGCGGAGGACAACTCGGATACGCCTCGTAGGATGTCGGGCGAGATGATCTCCATGAAGGATTTCCTGTCCGCGAATAAAGTCTCCCTCGCTGTGATGCAGAAGCAGTTGTACGACGCCGCGCAGAAGCAAAGGGGTGGAGGATCGCTCGCCGTCACGCCGAATCACCAGGTGTTGAAGCCCGGAGCGGTGGGCCCGCTCGCGATCGCCAGCGAAAAGTTCGAAAGTAAAAGCACGATAAACAGATAG
- the Ccdc85 gene encoding uncharacterized protein Ccdc85, protein MYRAGPVARTGPAAVAAATRERSRADPDFGGSNRREEAAADYLKWDTAQPGAKLAAMSNKSKSQPQQQQPPQPQHYQQQQQQQQQQQHHPPHVIKPVDQLPPRYQPPPQPTSGILKNHLHFANGATSAPSSAQAGNNQGPGAALSHHQIGAQPRTLPPPPPSSQHHQHQQQQQQQQHQSQQQQQQPPSKDAQSKYSPRIEHRHHPQPGNSLIAAASAAASKGQQQPQPSTYLQQPKLGQGPYLPPSSQYPPVGNSQGAPVRQRISDDEFLRLGPVEMLKFVRKTESDIARLAAEQNRQIQNLLNELRLLKEANQRLNDDNQELRDLCCFLDDDRQKGRKLAREWQRFGRYTVSVMRQEVSAYQNKLRQLDNKQQELIKDNLELKELCLYLDEERGGGQRDDGDGSSSSTNAEETAPPRPRHTSTFNDQTMQYVRSLEQRVKQLEEDKSVLQARAQGWDVLPSGEVWDSPASPNDNTHLGSRPEAVVRALQVLEVREQLEREEGHDGEKALVREMCNVVWRKLEEGPQARH, encoded by the exons ATGTATCGCGCGGGGCCGGTCGCGCGGACCGGGCCCGCTGCCGTCGCCGCTGCTACTCGTGAGAGATCGCGCGCTGACCCAGATTTCGGCGGGTCAAACCGGCGCGAGGAGGCCGCGGCGGACTATCTGAAATGGGACACGGCGCAGCCTGGAGCTAAATTAGCCGCGATGTCCAATAAGAGTAAGTCCCagccgcagcagcagcagccgccGCAGCCGCAGCATTatcagcagcaacagcagcagcagcagcagcaacaacatcATCCTCCGCACGTGATCAAACCAGTGGACCAACTGCCGCCGCGTTATCAGCCCCCGCCGCAGCCTACCAGTGGCATCTTGAAGAACCATCTTCATTTCGCCAACGGAGCTACGTCGGCACCGAGCTCGGCTCAAGCCGGCAATAATCAAGGTCCGGGCGCGGCCTTGAGCCATCACCAGATAGGCGCACAGCCGCGCACGTTGCCGCCGCCCCCGCCGTCCTCGCAGCATCATCAACatcagcagcaacagcagcagcaacagcatcaatcgcagcagcagcagcaacagccaCCGTCGAAGGATGCGCAGAGCAAGTACTCGCCGAGGATAGAGCATCGTCATCATCCCCAACCGGGTAACTCGCTGATCGCTGCCGCGTCGGCGGCAGCGTCCAAAGGCCAACAGCAGCCGCAGCCGTCGACTTACCTCCAACAACCTAAGCTCGGCCAGGGCCCGTACTTGCCACCTAGCAGCCAGTATCCGCCGGTGGGCAACAGCCAGGGCGCGCCGGTCAGACAGAGGATCAGCGACGACGAATTTCTGCGACTCGGTCCCGTGGAGATGCTCAAGTTCGTGCGAAAGACCGAGAGTGACATCGCTAGGCTCGCCGCCGAGCAGAATCGCCAGATACAGAACTTG TTGAATGAGCTGCGGTTGCTGAAGGAAGCCAACCAAAGATTGAACGACGATAACCAGGAACTGCGCGATCTCTGCTGCTTTTTAGACGACGATCGACAAAAGGGTCGCAAGCTGGCGAGGGAGTGGCAGAGGTTCGGCCGATACACAGTGAGCGTTATGCGACAGGAGGTCTCGGCCTACCAGAATAAGCTACGTCAACTGGACAATAAGCAGCAGGAATTAATTAAGGATAATCTAGAACTCAAAGAGTTGTGCCTGTATCTCGATGAGGAACGCGGCGGTGGTCAAAgggacgacggcgacgggTCGAGCTCGAGTACGAACGCCGAGGAAACCGCGCCGCCGAGGCCGAGGCATACTTCCACATTTAACG ACCAAACGATGCAGTACGTGAGGAGCTTGGAGCAACGGGTGAAGCAGTTGGAGGAAGACAAGAGTGTTCTCCAGGCTCGCGCGCAAGGCTGGGACGTGCTACCATCGGGTGAAGTTTGGGACAGTCCTGCGAGCCCGAACGACAATACTCACTTGGGAAGCCGGCCGGAAGCCGTAGTGCGCGCTCTTCAGGTACTGGAGGTCAGGGAACAGCTGGAGAGAGAAGAAGGTCACGACGGTGAAAAGGCGTTAGTTAGAGAGATGTGCAAT GTCGTCTGGCGGAAATTAGAGGAAGGTCCGCAAGCGAGGCATTAA